Proteins from a genomic interval of Eschrichtius robustus isolate mEscRob2 chromosome 9, mEscRob2.pri, whole genome shotgun sequence:
- the SF3B5 gene encoding splicing factor 3B subunit 5, with protein MTDRYTIHSQLEHLQSKYIGTGHADTTKWEWLVNQHRDSYCSYMGHFDLLNYFAIAENESKARVRFNLMEKMLQPCGPPADKPEEN; from the coding sequence ATGACGGACCGCTACACCATCCACAGCCAGCTAGAGCATCTGCAGTCCAAGTACATCGGCACCGGCCACGCCGACACCACCAAGTGGGAGTGGCTGGTGAACCAGCACCGCGACTCCTACTGCTCCTACATGGGCCACTTCGATCTTCTCAACTACTTCGCCATTGCCGAGAATGAGAGCAAAGCGCGAGTCCGCTTCAATTTGATGGAGAAGATGCTGCAGCCTTGCGGCCCGCCAGCCGACAAGCCAGAGGAGAACTGA